Proteins encoded within one genomic window of Sebastes fasciatus isolate fSebFas1 chromosome 18, fSebFas1.pri, whole genome shotgun sequence:
- the ora6 gene encoding uncharacterized protein ora6: MVDNSVSLLILRVFISCVGLVGNVFLILAIAQTKFSRVKSYELFLLGLAAANLEEILIVNIYDIIILQTSSFNIDNWSCRTLKFLTVFGEITSILFTVLISIFRQQKLRDASNRGNLPIYLDSIRSAWMVSGVCVALATLLSFPVFLMNHEGPAGNITTNSNSCPPDFFECGESYCPIVNRVYKYLFILVCNVLPLAIVTVTSCLIITVLLNQRKTVTPVVSVSGSRQFDRKSKGLRLHRSTIAVLAAMGLFQVDWTLYLIFQLTVSPDEFPFWAEAEFFISTSYTSISPYVYGIGNNLFSLKTFRKK, from the coding sequence ATGGTTGATAACTCTGTCAGCCTCCTGATCTTAAGAGTCTTCATTTCTTGCGTAGGACTTGTGGGTAATGTATTTCTCATCCTCGCCATCGCTCAGACCAAGTTCTCCCGAGTCAAATCCTATGAGTTGTTTCTCTTGGGACTAGCTGCAGCCAACTTGGAGGAAATTCTCATCGTGAACATCTACGATATCATCATCCTCCAGACTTCCTCCTTCAACATCGACAATTGGTCTTGTCGCACGCTCAAGTTCCTGACGGTCTTCGGTGAGATCACCAGCATCCTCTTCACCGTCCTCATCAGCATCTTCCGCCAGCAGAAGCTGAGAGACGCCAGCAACAGGGGCAACCTCCCAATCTATCTGGACAGCATCAGGTCAGCCTGGATGGTGAGCGGGGTCTGCGTGGCGCTCGCCACGCTGCTGAGTTTCCCCGTTTTTCTCATGAACCATGAAGGCCCCGCGGGGAACATCACGACGAACAGCAACAGCTGCCCTCCGGACTTCTTTGAGTGCGGTGAAAGTTACTGCCCCATAGTCAACCGCGTTTACAAATACCTGTTCATCCTGGTGTGCAACGTGCTGCCTCTCGCTATCGTCACTGTCACCAGCTGCCTCATCATCACGGTGCTGCTGAACCAGAGGAAGACGGTGACGCCGGTGGTGAGCGTGAGCGGGTCGAGGCAGTTCGACAGGAAGAGCAAAGGTCTGCGGCTCCATCGAAGCACGATAGCGGTGCTGGCAGCTATGGGGTTGTTCCAGGTGGACTGGACTCTCTACCTGATCTTCCAGCTGACTGTTAGCCCCGACGAATTTCCCTTTTGGGCGGAAGCTGAGTTCTTTATCTCGACCTCCTACACATCCATCAGTCCGTACGTGTACGGGATAGGGAATAACCTGTTCTCCCTCAAGACCTTTAGAAAGAAGTGA